In Shewanella psychrotolerans, the genomic stretch TGCATCAGGATCGTGTTCTTCATCATTTACAAAATCAGCTAACTTTATAAACTCTGTCTTATCCATCGCGAATTCAAGATAAAAAATATGGTTTCTCTCAGTCTTAAATGCCACTCGGCGCGCAACAGCTTCATCTAAGTTAGTATCAATAGAGATGGTGAGTTCTTTATTAATGGTCAGCATTTTTGGCTGACTCTGATTAATGGATGTCTGTAATTCTTTGTTAACCTTAACGATAAAGTCACCTAAAATTTGATTCATTAGCTCACCCATCACATCACCTACTTCATCAGACGTGTGTGAAAAAGCAAACTCAGATTCAGGCATCCCCATCTGTGTCATATAAGCTTGGTATATTTCGACAGCGGCTTGCGCAGAGAAGTTAATTACCACTAAACCAGAAAACCCGCCATCAAATATGGAGAAACAACCTAAATCAGGCTTAAGGCAGGTTTTAGTAATACTTTGCACCATAGCCGCATGAGATACTTGGCTAGAAGTTGTACTCGAAAGAACATGAGAAACCGAATGGCAAAGCTTTAATAAAATATCGTCAGAGGTGATCACTTGAGATGTCATAGTCATGTTACTAACCGAAAAGAATCAATACTTAATTCTGCGCTCTATTGATGTAAAAATCAAAGTGAAAACAGCGGATTAGTATAGCACTGCAACAAATTGGCGCATATTTCTATACAAGTTATTGAATACTTGCGATTTACAAATATGTTACAGCCTACAACTTTAGTTGCAAATTTGCATAAAATGTCGGTTTCGCATTGAAATAGCTGATGTTAATCAGGCCTGTTTCAGTACAGTTAAGTAATAGCGTGAACTGATTCAACTATACGGCCAATAATCGACAGATTAATTTAGTATTTGTTCAATTTAATATAGATAACAGGTATATTTGTAACACTGTTACCTAACGCTACCGTGTAAGGATTATCATGTTAGCTATTTTAAGACGATTCACTATTCTGCAACGCCTTATTTTTATGTTAATACTTGCAGCAATTGGTACATTTGTATTTGGTAGTTTTTCCATCAACGAGCAACGCAATAGTCTAATTGCTCAAAAATGGATACAAAATGACGCACAGTTATCGACCATATTGAGTGTCCTCGACGCACACGAAAAACAAGCTCAGCAAGGTTTAATGACTCAAGAAGAGGCAAAGAAAACCGCGAGCAAGCTTGTTCATAGCATAAAATACGGTTCTGATGGCTTCTTTATTATATTTAACGCTAAGCAAGTCGTCATCGCTCACGGTGCAAGCTCCAACGCCTTGGGTACGCACGTTAGTGGCTTAAAAGACAGACAGGGACAATCCACAATCAGTCAATTGGTAAACGAAGCCAATTCAAAAGGCATTGCCTACGCGACATTCGACACTGTTAACCCTCTTAACAATAAGCAAGAAACAGCGTTAATGGAGGCTCGCCGCTTCAACTCGTGGGGCTGGACGATTGTCACAGCGTCCTATATGAGTGATGTCAACGACACGTTAATTTCTCTACTGTTTAACTACTTTATCATTATGATGCTGATCTCAGTTCCGATTTTTGCATTTTTCCTTGTATTAAATCACTCTATTAGTTCTCCCCTGACCCAAGCAATTGAAGCGATGAAGGATATTGCACAAGGTGAAGGAGATCTGACTAAACGTCTTCCGACAAAAGGTAACGATGAAGTCGTCGAACTTGCTAAGGCATTTAATATCTTTGTTGGTAAAATCAACATGATGGTCGCAGATCTTCAACCCGTTGGACAAAACCTAAATTTGGACGCCGATAGATTACTCTGTGCCGTGGGCGAATCTAATGCCAGCGTGGATCACCTCCATCAAGAAACCAGTAGTGTTGCTACGGCAATCAATCAAATGTTGTCAACAACACATGAGATGGCAAGCAGCACTCAACAGGCGGCCGATGCAGCAAATAGCGTAAAAGAGCAAGCACTCGACAGCAAAACGCAAATGGACAGCACTGTACTCAATGCTGAGAAACTGGTTAATGAGCTACGAAATGCCGAATCAATCACTCAACACTTAGGCGTATCGTCAGAACAGATCGGTAGTATTTTGGATGTCATTCGCGGAATTGCCGATCAAACTAATCTATTGGCACTCAACGCGGCCATTGAAGCTGCACGCGCCGGAGCGCACGGCAGAGGCTTTGCCGTGGTTGCCGATGAGGTCCGGGCACTAGCAAACCGCACTCAAGACTCTACCAATGAGATCCAGAAGATCATTACTGATATCCAAAATGGTGTTGCTAGCGTGATGACGAGTAACAGCCAAACTCAGGATCAGTCAGAGCAATTGCAAAGCCAAGCGCAAGCCGTTGGTGTATCTCTTAGCTCGATTTTAGATCTTATCGCTCATATCAGTGATATGAATACCCAACTGGCCAGTGCAACAGAAGAACAATCTTTAGTTACTGAAGAAATTAATCGTAACATCTGTAGCATTACCGAACTCTCTGAAGTCTCTGTTAAGGCTAACGAGAGCAATCGATTGGCAGCACAATCTTTACGAGAGATAAGCCAAACCAGCACTAAGATTTTAGGGCAGTTTAAAGTCTAACCCATCGATTTATCACAAAAAGGAGAAGCAAATGGCTTCTCCTTTTTTTTACCTAAACTATGATAAGCTTAGTCCCACTATATAACTAAAGTGACCAAGTAATCATGGCTCGAATGACGTTAGCGGTACATCCTCAGCTCTATAGCATTCATAGCTTTACTCCTGATAGTAAAATCGATCCACAAGTATTTGAACAACCCATGTTTTTTATTGGCAAGACCAAAGATGAACTGTCGGTTGTTGTACCAGCTGACCTATCGCTAAAGAGTCTAGAGATTGAAAGTGACTGGCGCTGTTTCGAGGTGGTAGGCCCCTTAGGATTTTCAATGACAGGTATTTTAGCTAGTGTCTCAGGAACATTGGCGAATGCTAAAGTCAGTATTTTTGCCATTTCAACCTTTGATACCGACTATATCCTAGTTAAAAAAGATAAACTTGAACTCGCCATACAAGCTCTTAAAAAAAACAATTATCAGATTATTCATTATTAGCCGTTTACGGTTAATATGACGCAGTAGAGAATCACGATGATATATGAAAAAACCGTTACTATTACGGCTGAACATGGTATCCATACACGACCAGCAGCACTTTTAGTCAAAGAAGCAAAACAGTACGATTGTGATGTTTTGGTCGAATGCCACGGCAAACAAGCGAGCGCCAAAAGCCTGTTTAAACTACAAACCTTAGGTCTTTATAAAGGTGTCTCTGTCACCGTTAGCGCGGAAGGAGAACAGTCGCAGCAGGCTGTTGAAAGAGTCTCTGAGCTGCTTATCACACTTAGCTAAAAGGGTATATGAATGATAATTAAAGGAATTGCCGTTTCAGCGGGTATCGCTTTAGGTCAAGCAAAAGTACTTCAACCGCTAGACAACAAACTCGATTATCATCTACTTCCCCCTTCGCAACTTCGTTTTGAAAAAATATGCCTAGATAATGCCATTGCCACACTCGTTAGTCAGATAAAAAACAGCGCCTTACATCTACAACCCGATAGCGAGCATTACCAGTTAATCGAAGCCGATTTAATGCTGCTCGAAGATGAAGAGTTGCAACAGGAATTACATGTCGCCATCGCTAAGCAACAATTTTCTGCAGCCTTAGCAGTAGAGCACACCTTTGCCAAACAGGCACAAGCGATGCGAGATATGGACACGCCCTACCTCTGCTGCCGCGCCGAAGATGTCCTCTCCTTAGGACAACGCCTCATTCAAATACTGCTGACAGGCGAATCTACAGAGTTATCCAATATCCCCGATAACAGCATTATCATCGCCAAAGACATTACTCCAGCAGAGTTTGCCACGCTTCCGTTAAATAGATTAAAAGGCTTAGTGCTGCAAACAGGCGGCGTGACCAGTCATACCGCAATTTTGGCCCGTAGTGCATCAATCCCCACGCTGATGAGTTGTCCGTGTGATTTAGCGCTTATCGCCAACGGGACCCCTATCGCCTTAGATGCGATATCGGGGGAGCTAATTATTGACCCGACTGAAGCGCAAGTCGCACGATTAAAAGTCGCGCTGCAACAAGCCATCGAACGTAAAGTTGGCTTAGAGCAATTTAAAAACCAAGCAACACAGACCCAAGATGGTCATAAGATCTCGCTACTCGCTAATGTGGGTTGTATCAGCGAAATCAATCATCTAGCGGATGTTGGTGCCGAAGGTGTTGGGTTGTTTCGTACCGAATTTATGTTTATGAATAACCACGAATTGCCCGATGAACACCAACAATACCAGCTTTATTGTGATGCGCTTCAGTTACTTAACGGCAAGCCATTAACGATACGGACAATCGATTTGGGGGCAGATAAAGAGGTGCCCTCTTTATCCATGATAAAAGAGGAAAATCCAGCACTGGGCGTACGCGGCATTCGTTACACCTTGAACCATCCGCAATTATTTAGTGCGCAGCTGCGTGCGGTTCTTCGTGCAGCGAATCACGGCGCGATTCGATTGATGTTCCCTATGGTT encodes the following:
- a CDS encoding DUF3334 family protein — protein: MTMTSQVITSDDILLKLCHSVSHVLSSTTSSQVSHAAMVQSITKTCLKPDLGCFSIFDGGFSGLVVINFSAQAAVEIYQAYMTQMGMPESEFAFSHTSDEVGDVMGELMNQILGDFIVKVNKELQTSINQSQPKMLTINKELTISIDTNLDEAVARRVAFKTERNHIFYLEFAMDKTEFIKLADFVNDEEHDPDALLAQHGHGSSNILGSTTWSQGVKGAVVVDDADDLMKELGI
- the ptsP gene encoding phosphoenolpyruvate--protein phosphotransferase, producing the protein MIIKGIAVSAGIALGQAKVLQPLDNKLDYHLLPPSQLRFEKICLDNAIATLVSQIKNSALHLQPDSEHYQLIEADLMLLEDEELQQELHVAIAKQQFSAALAVEHTFAKQAQAMRDMDTPYLCCRAEDVLSLGQRLIQILLTGESTELSNIPDNSIIIAKDITPAEFATLPLNRLKGLVLQTGGVTSHTAILARSASIPTLMSCPCDLALIANGTPIALDAISGELIIDPTEAQVARLKVALQQAIERKVGLEQFKNQATQTQDGHKISLLANVGCISEINHLADVGAEGVGLFRTEFMFMNNHELPDEHQQYQLYCDALQLLNGKPLTIRTIDLGADKEVPSLSMIKEENPALGVRGIRYTLNHPQLFSAQLRAVLRAANHGAIRLMFPMVNQVEELEDALALIERCKDELNEAEKGFGDITIGIVVETPAAVINLDSMLPLLDFISIGTNDLTQYTMAADRTSPYLIDKYPVLSPAIIKLIAQSISSAKAANVQVSMCGELASNPNATALLIGLGIDELSVSVAALLEIKQELSRWRYEDCVKQAEQAMVISRIDKLNELLTRCHS
- a CDS encoding ACT domain-containing protein; this translates as MARMTLAVHPQLYSIHSFTPDSKIDPQVFEQPMFFIGKTKDELSVVVPADLSLKSLEIESDWRCFEVVGPLGFSMTGILASVSGTLANAKVSIFAISTFDTDYILVKKDKLELAIQALKKNNYQIIHY
- a CDS encoding methyl-accepting chemotaxis protein — encoded protein: MLAILRRFTILQRLIFMLILAAIGTFVFGSFSINEQRNSLIAQKWIQNDAQLSTILSVLDAHEKQAQQGLMTQEEAKKTASKLVHSIKYGSDGFFIIFNAKQVVIAHGASSNALGTHVSGLKDRQGQSTISQLVNEANSKGIAYATFDTVNPLNNKQETALMEARRFNSWGWTIVTASYMSDVNDTLISLLFNYFIIMMLISVPIFAFFLVLNHSISSPLTQAIEAMKDIAQGEGDLTKRLPTKGNDEVVELAKAFNIFVGKINMMVADLQPVGQNLNLDADRLLCAVGESNASVDHLHQETSSVATAINQMLSTTHEMASSTQQAADAANSVKEQALDSKTQMDSTVLNAEKLVNELRNAESITQHLGVSSEQIGSILDVIRGIADQTNLLALNAAIEAARAGAHGRGFAVVADEVRALANRTQDSTNEIQKIITDIQNGVASVMTSNSQTQDQSEQLQSQAQAVGVSLSSILDLIAHISDMNTQLASATEEQSLVTEEINRNICSITELSEVSVKANESNRLAAQSLREISQTSTKILGQFKV
- a CDS encoding HPr family phosphocarrier protein — translated: MYEKTVTITAEHGIHTRPAALLVKEAKQYDCDVLVECHGKQASAKSLFKLQTLGLYKGVSVTVSAEGEQSQQAVERVSELLITLS